The Lytechinus variegatus isolate NC3 chromosome 11, Lvar_3.0, whole genome shotgun sequence genome contains the following window.
TCGAGAGGGGGGTCAAATTACGCCCCCCCCggtttttaaagggatggtccgggctgaaaatttttatatctgaataatttggtaatattcacaaaataaaacactgaaaatttcataaaaattgaattacaaataatgaagttattgaattttaaagttgatcaatattttgtgaaaacagttatatgcacattaatattcattagttaggctgatgtcatatcccccactttctctttcttatgttattacatgaaatcataattgtttcattttttcatacatgtgtaaatgatatccaattgttttagttcttggtagagaaatgttaaacataatttcatataactagaatttaattcgtcatgcggacgaattaggtggtctgtcatgatttgtcattcagtgtcggctgatgtatgaaataaatcatttagatatcattgataatcttgatcgtagacatcctaagaataagttttgaccattactaaatgtgattattgatgtggtgatgacaatcgtcagacatacatcttcaaacagatacatacaagatagatgattatacctcacggatcaacacggcaatgccggcatgatccggggaggtccgggatagttttgccccagatgactgtgaacacggcatcaacacggcagcttcacacggatctacacggatcatgccgcagagcacgtcgtcaacacggaccaatacgtcagcaacacggacctacacgtcagctacacggaccaccacgtcagcaacacggacctacacgtcagcaatacggacgaacacgtcaaatgcgttatccattgagctagcatattccccatagagattacacgtaagcaaatttgagaattacaattccaattttgtaagcgaaatacgggcatgatcccggcatctgatcaaaaaatggagggcatattttcgaaagcttagaatctcggctacaacatactaaaaattcagggaaaactgacaagaaacaatggagatatagctcacgaaatagaggaatgtcgaatctagttttgagaaaaggtcatgtcccatagagattacacgcaaaatacatgtgatatgaaaaaagtaattataatctgttttatcttgctaaatttaaacttttatacctttaaattatcataaaggatcatgtaagaagcggcaaaaagaaaaaaaagtgaaaaaaaaattcatcttgttcaccccaggactcgaacccgcgccctttagaaagcagtcaaagccacgatattccccatagagaatacacgtaagcaagtttgagaattacaattcaaattttgcaagcgaaatacgggcatgatcctggcatctgatcaaaaaatggagggcacatttccgaaagcccagaatctcagctacaacatactaaaagctcagggaaaactgacaagaaacaatagagatatggctcacgaaatagaggaatgtcgaatctagttttgagaaaaagtcatgtcccatagagattacacgcaaaatacatgtgatatgaaaaaagcaattataatctgttttatcttgctaaatttaaacttttataccttttaattatcataaaggatcatgtaagaagtggcaaaaagaaaaaaaaaagtgaaaaaaaaaattcatcttgttcaccccaggactcgaacccgcgccctttagaaagcagtcaaagccacgatattccccatagagaatacacgtaagcaattttgagaattacaagtccaattttgcaagtgaaatacgggcatgatcccggcatctgatcaaaaaataaaggggacacttccgaaagcttagaatctcagctacaacatactaaaagcttaaagaaaactgacaagaaaaaatggagatatggctcacgaaatagaggaatgtcgaatctggttttgagaaaaagtcatgtcccatagagattacacgcaaaatgaggaaaaatgacatgcctcttttcatcgctgttttacgcaatgatgcgtttctcaaaacgaataatCATGtttactgaggagaaagagtacattctaaactacaacatatcgaaatctgggcgaaaaacgatctatattcgaaaagttacaaccaaatttgcataaatttgatgacgtcatttttgaaaaaatgaaatttttagtttaggcgccattttgatgacgtcacgatataatttagggacattgatgacatgaaatcaaatttacaactcatactctatcgatatatgaaaaaaaaattgggggtcaacggattatttaaagagctacagtgaattttcaataggcatgtttttgcccatatatggcctatagtgagagctcgcgcgcacacgtgctgcaaactttaacgggtgttaatttcgtcattaatggtcgtagaaggttgatcaaggtatcaaattgttcagaattttattatcaatgaaatgatgtaaaaaaaacggtgattTTGTGTTGCGTttaggcgttacgcgcggaaacgcgcgcgcaaatttttgaaatgcttagaatgacctaaaacgtactcttgtttggtcaaaaagtgattttgagcatttttaaattttgacgcgcgcatacgcgcgcgtcgtgacctccaggtgacctctgatgacatgacctaatgacccttgacctgaagttgatgtgatgtaaatttgattgatttttgataattgataatggagatgtgattgataatgtgattttacaaaatggcgcctagatgacgtcatcatgacgtgatgaccttgaaaagcttattttgacgtgtccatgacagatcctatagatgacatgaaattcaatgaaattgatcaagtctattttgagataacttggcgacaagaaaatccgtaaaaataaagaaagaaagaaataaaaagaaaattctgacaaaattaaaaggtgatctgtcataaatgacagaccacctaataaaatacaaaataacaagtggggataagacatcagcccaccaaatgaatatttatgaagacatgcctaaaactgtttcaccagaataatgcaaatctttaatattTGATAACTTATTTGTTATCTAGATAATTGCTGTaccttattattttttaagagacATACAGACACATGTATGTACtacataacaagtggaatgcctctggccgtctcacctgcatcacgcggttcaatatagcagcagtgctgactttgaatactactctaactcgcacaagatgttcagtgatacatggttactcttatgtccactttttatgaactagaccaataaacttacagagagatgatggttattcaacaaaaaaccccaacatggccaaagttcattgaccttacatgaccttgatcatgtgacctgaaactcgaacaggatgttcagtgatgcttgattactcttatgtacaagtttcatgaatcagatccataaactttcaaagttttgatggtaattcaactgatacacccacttcggccaaagttcattgacctttgaccttggtcatgtgacctgaaacgcgcacagaatgttcagtgatatttgattactcatatgtccaagtttaatgaactagactaataaactttcaaagttatgatggttattcaacagatacccccgatttggccaaagttcattgaccctaaatgacctttgaccttaatcatgagacctgaaacttgcacaaaatattcagtgatgcttgattactattatgtccaagtttcatgaatcagatccataaactttcaaagttatgatgggaattcaacagatatccccaattcggccaaagttcattgaccctaaatgacctttgaccttggtcatgtgacgtgaaactcatgcaggatattcagtgatacttgattaaccttatgtccaagtttcatgaactaggtccatatattttctaagttatgatgacatttcaaaaacttaacctcaggttaagatttcaatgttgattcctccaacatggtctaagttcattgaccctaaatgacctttgaccttggtcatgtgacatgaaactttaataggatgttcagtaatacttgattaaccttatggccaagtttcatgaactaggtccatatactttctaagttatgatgtcatttcaaaaacttaacctcaggttaagatttgatgttgacgccgccgccgtcggaaaagcggcgcctatagtctcactctgcttcgcaggtgagacaaaaaggagaGTGGGGACATGACAGGACTTATGGTTAATTTTGTGACccaaaattgacttgcaattgattgccaGTTTCTTGCATCACTCCAATAGACCAGACGTGAGAAAAACAGatgaatctaaaaaaaaatgacaccttTTAATAACACTTGACTCTTTGACACTTATCCCCATGTCATCAAGGAAAATATATACATCATatacttattttcatttgtctTGCTAATGACAAGTTAAAATATGAAACTTTTAAAATAGTTTGGAGgtaattttatatgaatttgaaattgaGCTTTATTTGACATGGATAAGTTTTATTTAACAAGATGGTACAATATTGTGTACTGTAGGTATACCGGTACATAAAATATTTGGTCCATAATTGGTATctagtctgcatgcacagactCAAAGTtgacatcattaaaaaaaagcatgCTTATGATGGAGACTATACGCTAAAATGAATGATTGGAAACTAGTCTGCATTCACAGACTCAAATATGACTATTAGAATTTTTTCATGTCTATGATGGAGACTATACTCCAAAATTAATGTAGAAGTAGCTACAGAACATGAGTGGATATAGTCTTCTACTTCAGACTCCCCATTTTGCACTATGTGAAGCACCGAAGGTCTGTGCCTGTAGAATAATTGGAAGCTAGATTTACTGATCAATCCATTGCTACCAAATGCGTGGGTCCTATTTCatattgttataataacaaatgcacaacaTTTATAACATATTTACTGTCAGCCAagcagattgaaggatttcagtggcTTTTAACAGATGGCAAATTTGTGATTATAACAAATTTTATGAGGTGGGCCCATTGTCTTTGAGAATATCAACCAATATCACAAATACAACCCAATTAATTTTTGATTGAGCATTCAAAGCCAAACAAAGTGTTCCTGGTCTTTTGCTGATCATCCATGACCTCAGTCCTTGAATAGGGGAGGGGAAAGCAGAAAACCCTGTTGCAGGCCATTCATATGAGAATCTTCACCctttgattccatttttaaaggaattaatCCAGCTGATCATCCACGAGACAACGTACATGGAGTACTTCGTCATCAAGGCAACAATTGTTTCTTCCTCCAGGAGATACTATTCCTCATGAAGACTTTGTTCATTGATCATATAAGTGATGATGTCATAACCCATCGGTTTCATACTTAAGATCTTCCATTGCATCTGTTATCCTCTCCATCACAACTGCCAATCTGGAAACAAAGAgaatattttgttatcatactcttcttttaattctttgacTTTGGAACATATTGGAAAAACCCCAAAACAAGAGAGCATTTCACGAAAGGACTTGCTAGATGATTTATACGAAATTACCATGGTATTAgtcctcagccaatcaaaatcaaggaaagatgtctgGTCCGACAACTCCCCAGGACATTTGAATAATTTCAAAGCATATTAGTGTGATTTAGCAGGACATGGTGGATTTACAGGATAATGTTTGGTACTTAAGgcagatacgaaccaatagcgccatctcgagtcctcaactgCTCATatctggccagtttcctgacccctaACACTATTGCAGTCTAGCAATtaagacccacttgaatgataacatatgctaattaactactcaatacattcataccgcaataattatgttaccaagtagcaaaacaaaaGCTTTTACTCTCataacattttagtttctctttacaaatacaattatagacTATTCTCTGACTCTGGAgtagtagtaaaaaaaaaacgtatattttaagactatgtatctataacacacagtcaatgagagacaaaacacagttcactccccctttaaaaaaaacatgaaaatgcaaGATAGATATATGGAAAGAAGAGCTCGgacaaggaaaataaaaaggataagAAAGATGAAGAGGAATAGAAGATAATGAGAATGTGGAGGACAATGGGAATGATGAAGATGTTGCAAAGAAGAGAGATTGAAGAGGCAAAAAGCTGGTGCCAATAACCTCACTGCACTGGATACAATTTAGTATGCATCAGGTGTAAAAACTTAATGAATATATCTTCCCAAATCAGTTACTAGAAAAgtgaaaaagaataaactgaaGGAAACGGTTATCATGAACCACTCAAGAACTATGCATAATGGCAAaactgttatcattttttttggggggggagatcTAATAATAAAACTTGCCTGTGTTTAAGATCAGAAAGCTCCCTCTTGTGTTCCTCATTTCCCGGTTCATCCTGCAATCTCTGTTTGGTCAGTTGAAGGGCTGCAGTctacaaaaacaaatacatgtagtatgaaaAGATTGCAGTTAAAAATTCATTGGAATGAAAACAGTCCATAGCTCAAAGCAGGGATGCAAATCTTGGAAACAAGATTGCAGTTTATGTTTGAAAATGCATTAAAATCTTAGAGGAACACAACTTTTATCTATTTCCCCTTCTATAAACATGTGTTCATTAAAAATCGTGAATTTATAAATCGTGGGTAGTTCCATATCTGAAGAATTTGGAAcaaactttgtaaaaaaaaataacacccAAAAATAATGTCTCCTTCTGAAGAAGAAGACATTGCCAATGTAGCCAATGCACATGATCTCCTGTGAGAGAAATTatcaagaaacaatggagaattcATCCTGCAGCTGGTAGCATTTTTAAGTtgctgaaaaaaattacaacttGAGCAGGATTACTGCAACAGGGTATTGTAATAAAGCAAAGGAGAGTTGATAATGCTTTCTTTTATGAGACAACAACGCAAAATGCTGGGCGGCCCATAGTTAAACgcacaattattttcttttcaagttAACCCTCTTCAAATTCCTAAATCTGTAGCAAACTTCaaactgaattgaattttcttcaaaccttttCAAGTTTGTCCTGCTCGGCTTCCTGTATCTTCTTCAAGCAATCTGCGATGGCAATGTTCTGGTACTGCTCCCGAAACGCCGCCTCTATGCCGATAATCCTCTGTGAGATACGCTTGAAATCTTCGGTCCTGTCGTGTACAATCTGACGATACGCAACAAAGTCATAGTCCGGGGATGTCCCTAGGTATGCTTTATGCCCTCTGTAAAGAATGTGTggaaaagattaaaaaatattagttGTCGCGTTGGGTCGGGCAGTCACGTTTATCCGACCATTTGAGAAAAGGGCCCCCTTTAATTCCCGAAACACCCGATTGGGTCAACCTGACCATTCAATAGTTTTGctataattttcgaaaaaaTATCAGGTAAACTGGACCCAAACCTTTGGGAATTTAGGGTGCCCATTTCTCTAATAGTCGGGTAAACTGGACCTGACGTTTCGGGAATTTAGGGGGTCCTTTCCTCACATGGTCGGGTTACGCGTTTGCCCGATCAACGTGATAACCCAACGTGATGGCACAAGCCAAAAATTTCATATAGTACAAAACTGTAtgtcttcttttttcttattttctctatGCGACTGGCTTACAGGCATGTCGATACTACAAGATTATCACGTTGATCGGGCAAACGCGTAACCCAACGTGATGGCACAAGCCAAAAATTTTCATACAGTACAATACTGtatgtcttctttttttcttattttctttatgcGACTGGCTTACAGGCATGTTGATACTACAAGATTATTTACAATGTCATTAGCTACTCAATTTTTATCTATTCCATAATAAAAGCTATGATATTTGCTGAAATGTTGATAGCAAAATACTAAATTTAAATCAAAGGAAATCAATGCAACACAGATTCACATGCATAAATACAACAGGGAGGTATCAGAATaacaaatacaaagaaattaCATGAGTGTACAATGTATGTTAGCCTAGAATAAGATGTCTAATGAGCTACATTGTTCTCAATGAAGTGTTCAACTAGAGCATAaataaaaggtcaagtccaccccaggaaaatgccaacatcaataaatagagaaaaatcaaaccagcatagtgctaaaaatttcatcaaaatctgatgtaaaataagaaagttatgacattttagagttttgcttatttttcaccaaaacagtgatatgcacaactatgTGAGTCAGTGGATGATGTCCatcacccactatttcttttgttttttttattgtttgaattatacaatatttcattttttagattttacaataaggaccaacttgactgaaccatatagtattaaatgatgctaattccacatgttcagggaggaattgtgGTATCactgacaatgaggagaaaatcagaaaatttcatatttcatataataaaatacaaaataaatagtgagtggatgaagtcatagtctcctcatttgcataccagccaggatgtgcatatgtcttgtaaaatttagcaaaaatttaaaatgtcataactttcttattttacatctgattttgatgaaattttcagtgttatgcttgttggatttttgtctttttattcaaatcaactttttgttggggtggacttgtcctttaattatgaTAGTTGCAAAACTGCATGGCCTAAGaacagatggtctaattctcagatcgtctaaacaccatcatggctaaaacCGCCTTGATCAAACTATTATTGTTTGATCCAGGatagaaaataatcatttttaggGGCTATCTTTTTTTCCACATTGGGGCAATAGTGGAATTTGGGgctatttctttgattttaaggGCTACTTTCTAGGGTaacaagaaattaagaaaaaatttgacaagcaaaaaaaaaagatttttcacccaaaattgatatttcatccaaaaaaaaatgtgacaagcaaaaacaaaaggtcttcactttcataAGGGgcggggcacacttctgttttgatgacatttttacattacaaattttcctttttcttctcaaaaGGAAGAGGGCAAGGGccagctgtgccccccccccccctggatccgccagtggctggtatccatcataaaaagatgtttATGCTGCAgcaaaggaaagaagaaaaaatatggaaacCTAATTAAACCTAATAAAAAAAAGCTCTCAGGATTAATGACATTGTCTTCTTATTAACTTACTCATCTAATAGATGGTAGACCCTGACTCTCTCCTCCTGCAGCGAATAAAACTCGTGAAGCATGGTCTTTTGTCCTTCAACTTTctgtaatgaataaaaataatagtaggcaatgatttaatttttatattgGGCTGTCCATAGACATTGGCCTAGCTGTTTTCTGAACATGGGCTTAATTCAATGTCTGGTGTAAAATTGTgatttaactatggatagcccaTTATGTGACATATACGGTATATGCCTCTAAGCTCAATAGAGCACcaaagtgatgacatcactaaataaaaactatttcacatttcaatgttttaatACCATAGCTTCGCTGGTCATGATGAAAAACAGCGGAATTTGGTAAAAATCAATTCATGGGGGCTCAAGATATGGCCTAATAAATACCACTTACTCAATGAACaagattatgataataataataaactagattttaattcgtcattaggacgaattaggtggtctgtcatgatttttcattcagtgtcggctgatgttgtatgaaatgattttttagatATGATTCATAATCTTGATCATAGACATTCTAGGAATAAATTTTtaccattgctaaatgtgattattaatgtggtgATAACAAccgtcatgattacaatgataatgCAATACGGTAAATACGACATGAAGTTTGGAGCACGTAAAATGCCTtaaaactcctcaaaaatttGATACGATTTACCGAAATTGGCTTTCCAAAATTGCGCTATGAAAGGAGCCTTCTATTTCAGAGCAGCAAATTTTTAATCTACAgtttcatgttttgtatggaaatctttttaaaaattgtttattctgtcaacattttttctttaaagctTTCAAACAAGAATTTTCACAATGTTCAAAACGTCtggtaaatttgaattatttttaatgagaaattttgcAATGCTACAATTTCACAGCATTCACTTCAAAACTCACTAGTGATGTATCTGATGAAAGaattaagtagatttttttgggggggaatgtttgcaaaatttctgaaattcctaaacatttcacattatattttccgtcaagaattttcaatatcGATTTATTAATTGTGTATGACTTTAGCattaacttgaaaattctttcttgatgactttacaaaaaaaagttaggtgAAAGATTCAAATACAGGCAATTTTCCCgcaaaatttcaagaaaatatttatttaagtaaattgtattttttttatttcacagaaGGTATCTGAAAATCTGTTATATGTTATATTTAGTGAaaataaccaaataaaaaaaatctgtaaatttccacaaaatgtccggaatgaaatttttcaacacaatagcttctcgatattgtagcgtttactaagaaaatgcataaatgatgttttacaatgttaaaattaGCTCTTAAAAAGTTCAGGAAAACTACGAAAAATGTCTTACATGAAAAACCGCAAAACCAGTGGGCTTAAAATTTACAGGAAGACcgtaaaattgattaataaaacattttctttaaaaaattcgCAAAAATTAGGCCAAGAAAAATTTGTCGAAAATTTAAACAGCTCACAACACATTGATGCTGTggtcaaaagtgaaaattattcacacgttatttgtagagaatttttttgactacatcatatcaaaatttgagaaaaaactaaccactaataaaaaagatacggtcaaatatgcataaatacgTTGACGTATATtgcaaaaatgtgtaatttttatttctaacatAATTTTGTGGTATTTACACAATCTCCAAATGAGATATTTACTCTATCCAAGAGTGagaaaaaattgggggtcaacggactccttgaagagctacagtgaattttatataggcatatttttgcccacttttgacttgttttgcgagtttgcacgcgcgtgtaatgcacatttgaattgacgcgcatttgggtattattggtcgttagaggctgaatgaggtatcaaagtaatcagaagatcatggacagtgaacagacataaaataaatgaagactcgaagatgcataccgatggtaggagcaaaaacgtgcacgcatacctgtgcgcgcgcaaatttttgacatgctcaaaatggcctgaaacgtacccaaatttgaccacgattgatttggggaattttaaaattttgacgcgcgcgtacgtgcgcgtcgtgacctttgcatgacctctgttgacatgtcctgatgacctgtcatctgaacttgatatgatgcaaatatgaatgatttatgatgattagttgcgatgatatgatcaataatttaattttacaaaatggcgcctagatgacgtcatcaggacttgatgaccttgaaaagtttcgtttcgcgattccacaataatagccatacatgacatgaaaatcaagaaatttgacaggcccgattttgagataacctggcgacaaaatttggcaataaaaataaataaagtaaaatctgacgaatataataggtgatctgtcatattcatgacagaccacctaatgatagaagaataaagaataaatacatATCATTAAACTCATAtaaagtca
Protein-coding sequences here:
- the LOC121424477 gene encoding required for excision 1-B domain-containing protein-like, whose product is MKVEGQKTMLHEFYSLQEERVRVYHLLDEGHKAYLGTSPDYDFVAYRQIVHDRTEDFKRISQRIIGIEAAFREQYQNIAIADCLKKIQEAEQDKLEKTAALQLTKQRLQDEPGNEEHKRELSDLKHRLAVVMERITDAMEDLKYETDGL